Proteins from a single region of Anser cygnoides isolate HZ-2024a breed goose chromosome 18, Taihu_goose_T2T_genome, whole genome shotgun sequence:
- the STYXL1 gene encoding serine/threonine/tyrosine-interacting-like protein 1 isoform X3, translating into MATVGRGPGVATATGGGARPGARGAMAGVVLCEPGRLYNALQQHRRLPRLAEPNYLSLLDARTQREYNESHIITARKIEQSPTGKYLMPDSEELACVRYCVVYDCETSSLDLSDDEEEEKEKGSSGSSETENTDSSSLCSQNAKEGTAVRHARSLQQFTRHPVLVLRGGYKRFSACYHFLRTQKILWMPQVVELLFCSDAALRSISYGCRSTAAYLCIFVLSLSAAQSRNLCGLVLCHDVAPAALQVADDFSWPCEQQLGKTSNEPVMLWFLQTLQRIYSSPCLVRICFKQCHNESISVNYSH; encoded by the exons ATGGCAACCGTGGGGAGGGGGCCCGGCGTTGCCACGGCAACGGGAGGGGGAGCGCGGCCCGGTGCGCGGGGCGCCATGGCGGGGGTGGTGCTGTGCGAGCCCGGCCGGCTGTACAacgccctgcagcagcaccgccGCCTGCCCAGGCTGGCCGAGCCCAACTACCTCAGCCTGCTGG atgcccGTACTCAGCGCGAGTACAACGAGAGCCACATTATTACAGCACGCAAGATTGAACAG AGTCCTACAGGGAAGTACCTGATGCCGGATTCAGAGGAGCTTGCATGTGTCAGATACTGCGTGGTGTATGACTGCGAGACCAGCTCTTTAGACTTATCTGACgacgaggaagaggagaaagaaaaag GGAGCAGTGGTTCTTCAGAGACTGAAAACACTGACTCAAGTTCCTTATGTTCACAGA ATGCCAAGGAAGGAACTGCCGTCCGACACGCCAGAAGCTTACAGCAGTTCACCCGCCATCCCGTGCTCGTCCTGAGGGGAGGATACAAGCGGTTTTCAGCTTGCTATCATTTTCTGAGGACTCAGAAGATACTGTGGATGCCTCAG GTTGTTGAGCTGCTGTTTTGTTCCGATGCAGCATTACGGAGTATCAGTTATGGATGTAGAAGCACTGCTGCCTActtgtgtatttttgttctcagcctttctgcagCACAAAGCCGAAATCTCTGTGGACTTGTGCTGTGCCACGACGTtgcacctgcagctctgcaggtggCAGATGACTTCAGTTGGCCTTGTGAACAACAACTGGGGAAAACATCAAATGAACCCGTTATGCTGTGGTTCCTCCAGACATTGCAAAGAATATATTCTTCCCCCTGTTTAGTTAGGATTTGTTTCAAGCAATGCCACAACGAAAGCATTTCTGTTAATTATTCTCACTAA